Genomic DNA from Coregonus clupeaformis isolate EN_2021a chromosome 9, ASM2061545v1, whole genome shotgun sequence:
ctTTATCACAGACGGCCTGCCGACATGATTACGGCACCAAATCCTGTCTATCATTCATTAATAAAGGTGGATAAGAGGATCAGCTTCCCCCGGGGACTCAGCCAGGGAAACAGACTGACTTCTATACAAATATTTgggctgggagacagagagaaaatggATAGAGAGGAATTTGCGTGACTGGAACTAGGCCAATTTGAAAATCTGAATGGAATGACTTTTAACCAGATTGTTAGGTTAATAATTGGGAAACTTTTAATCGACAGGGGAATCAGTATTTGATTTTAACCCACATTTTCTAACCCAAACAGTTGCAGTTGTGTGTGTCTCGCCCCTGATGGTTTTAATACCCAGCTGCCCTTTATATAGTGCACGGTTTGTCGGTCATGCCGCTATTCACCCAAATGGTCCAGTGGGTCCTAGCATAGCCATCGAACACACCAAGTGGGAAGCCTCTAATCTGCCACATAGATGAATATTTAATGGGGCAAATATTCAAACTTGCCCCCTTAGGCAGTTAACTGCAGGGTTGTGCTCAATTCAGAGTTTtggaattgactcccattcaactcatgagttgaaaTTCGACTTGATTGGCCACACACCACAGGATTTTGAGTTTGAGTGACAGGAATTAGAATTTAATTCATTGCAATTAAAATAAATTCCACTCAGTCATAGAACATGAGATATTCATTGAATCTGACAGGTCACACTTCCAGATACCAAAGAATATATCACTTTTCTCTGGAAACAATGTTCATACTCTTTTTACCTTAGTGCTTAGAATAGCCAATTATAACTTGAGGGTTACTAATGCATTCTGGGAAATGTAGTATTTCCCCTTGAATTAATGAAATATAATAACTGAATATTCACATACACAAGTTTTGTTTTCCTTCATCATTCAAATTTAAGAGTTTGTCCTGAAAATCTATTGTTTCAACAATATTTTATATGCATGTATATAACATGTTTTATGTACACAATGTATATTTGTATAGATTACACCTAATATAGACTAGAAGAGGCATTTGAATTTCATTGAATTGAATTCTATTTCCTTCAAATTCGAATTGCAATTCTGTATCATGTTTACTATTTCAAATGTAAATTTAAATtcaagaattgaattggaatttatgAGTCATTCTCAATTCAATTCTGAATTGAGCACAACCCTGGTTAACTGGGGCCAAAACACAAGCATCTCACACACAATgtcacctccctctcttcccaccTTCACACCCTCCCATCCTTTCAACCCCAGGGCCACAGATGAAGGTTAGAAGGAGGACACAGCACATAGGCCCTGTTGGAATGCTTAGAAAAATGCatcctttctttctttatttctttctttctttctttctttcttcctacCTTGCTTGGAGTAATGACTGATCTAACAGAACTGAGTGGTTCTATTGCGACGTTTGCTTCAATTCCTTCCTGAAGGTTGTCCTGACTCTTACCCCAATTCAAGCTGTCCATCATAGACAATAGGTTGTCTATCTATCCCACGTGAGTCCAGCTCTAGCTCAACAGAAGCCCTCTCCCTGCAGCCTTATCCAGGCCAAACAGCCAAATCCACCCCCTCTATGCACCTTTCATTATATAATCCACTTATTAAATGGAGGAGCTACGCACATGACATATCTTCCCATACTGTCTGTCCTCTCCTGCTACACACTCTCTATCTTTACTGTTATCTGCTGAtgattcaatgtgtgtgtgtttttttttttaacatccCTGCTAACGATGTCATGTATCTCATTTAACTGAATGGCCTTGTATTGCATTGTTTTCATACGTCATTAACCATCAAATCCTCTAAAGATTTGTCCTGCCTAACATCTCCGTTGATGTGTTTGGAAGCTGTAGTAGTGCCAGAGGGTTTATGTCTAGAAAGGTGCTGCTGCTGTTCAACTAGATTTAAGCAGCcgtatgaggaggagaggagggagagcataCCAGTATGACCTTCATTGGTATTCCCTGTCTAAGATAATCAAGGAGAAAGCCCTGTACTGGAGCCATGCAATTCATCTCTTCTTGATTGACCTGAGCCTCTCCTCCTTTAAAGAGCAAGCACACCTCACACCAGCTCataagcatacacacacaaatatctATAGGCAGCCGCTTTGTCATCAAACACGCACACCACACAAGTACACATCACACTCTCGTACCCTGACACTTTCACACTGAAAATGGAATGCAGCTGGCATTTACACTCAACCTTGGCTCCCCTCATCTGTGTGTAGCCTTAGTTTTCTATGCATGACATTGGTTGGACGGCAATGTCTCGCGAATGGTAACTGGTGATATTACAATCTCATGGGTCTTTTgattaacatttatttttatcgTTCTTCTACTCCCTCCTCTCATTTTATCTACTACTCTTCACGagccctcccactctccctcacaccccctccctcctccatttCTTTGTTCCCTCTCTCTTGCACTCTTTCCCTGCCtcactcttttctctctctcctccccctaatTTTTTTCTCTAAATTTGTCCCTCTTGCTTTCCGTCTCCCTCTTATTTCTCTGTTTTTCCTACCACAGACATCTTTCCTTCATTCCCTCTTTTACCCATAACCTTTTGCCATCTCTTTTCAACCCCACTCCACTTCAAGCTTGTTGTCATAAACAAGAATAGGTTATCAATCAACATACCTAGTAAAACAAAATTGTAAACAATAAGTAATTgttgttctccctccctccctctctccccctctctccagtaCGCATCAGCCGGCTGCCAGTTGTCCCTCCACCACAGTGAGAAGCCTGAACATGAGGAGGTGTGTGAGTTCCGTCCCTACACCTGCCCGTGCCCCGGGGCCTCCTGTAAGTGGCAGGGCTCCCTGGAGGCCGTCATGCCCCACCTGATGCACGCCCACAAGTCCATCACCACTCTGCAGGGAGAGGACATCGTCTTCCTGGCCACAGACATCAACCTGCCGGGGGCCGTGGACTGGGTCATGATGCAGTCCTGCTTCGGCCACCACTTCATGCTGGTCCTGGAGAAGCAGGAGAAGTATGAGGGCCACCAGCAGTTCTTTGCTGTAGTGCTGCTCATCGGCACGAGGAAGCAGGCCGAGAACTTCGCCTACCGCCTGGAGCTCAACGGGAACCGGCGGCGCCTCACCTGGGAGGCCACGCCCCGCTCCATCCACGACGGTGTGGCAGCCGCCATCATGAACAGCGACTGTCTGGTGTTTGACACGTCCATCGCTCACCTGTTTGCTGACAACGGCAACCTGGGGATCAACGTCACCATCTCCATGTGCTGAGCTGCTCAGatgtgaaaacacacacacacacaaacccatgcATAGAAGTTACACACCTCTCGTTCTCAGACTTACACAGAAAGAAACCAGTTACTGACTGCTGTGTGATgcagcagagtgtgtgtgtgagaggacaggtaggagatagagaggatatgtgtgtgtgttttgctgcTTGAGGCTTGTTGGCTCCCCATAATGCTTGAATGGAGACTGGCCTGTAGCGTAGTTTCAGGGTGTGTGCCTGTCCTCTCATTGTGTGTGCTGGAGACCATGTACAGTAGCTTACATGTGGTGGGCTTGTCATGATTGATGCGCTACCTGTGCCCAGGTGAGTTTGCACTGCTCCCAGGACCCCACACCCTTCAACTGTTCCCACCCCGCtcacccccacctcctcttctgCCCAGCCAACCAGTGCCAGGCAATGAGGGCACTGCCAGGGTAAGAAGGGGCGGTCAGTCAATCTGCTGCCACCCGGCAGATTCAGAGAAGCTCCACTTCAACAGTGAGTGGCCCCTGCAGATGCAACTTTCTAATCCTCACAGCGAATCAAGTTTCAGTAAATTGGACAGTGGACAAATCTGGCTTCAGAGACGCATGTGGGCGGAGTCGGGGCCTGATGGTGACCAATGCGCTGCCTCCCAGTCTGGGTTAGTGTGAGCTGAGGGGTTGCTCATGCTCTGCTAAAGGTTTGCACTGACTACTAACAAACTCCTTACTGTTCAGAACAGTAAGCTGCAAAACGCAACCATTTCCATATCCAAGTATGTCATGCTTATTAAAACAAGCTTATGTTATGTCCAGAGTGTCTATGAAATGATGATAAAGATGGTGACACTGTAACTGggaagttgtgtgtgtgtataatatacactgagtttacaaaacattaggaacactttcctaatattgagttgcacccccttttgccctcagaacagcctcaattcgccggggaatggactacaaggtgtcgaaagcgttccacagggatgctggcccatgttgactccaatgcttcccacagttgtgtcaagttggctggatgtcctttggatggtggacaattcttgttacacacgggaaactgttgagcgtgaaaaccccagcagcgttgcagttcttgacacactcaaacctgtgcgcctggcacctactaccataccccgttcaaaggcacttaaatattttgtcttgcctattcaccctcggaatggcatacatacacaatccatgtctcaagacttaaaaatcctttgctaacccatctcctccccttcatctacaatgattgaagtggatttaacaggtaacatcaataagggatcatagatttcacctggattcacctggtcagtctgtcatggaaagagcaggtgttcctaatgttttgtacactcaggtgATTGATCCTGGTTGTAAGCAGAAGACTGCATGTCTGTCCAGCATGTAGAATAAAGAAAGATTAGATGTTTTGGTCATAGGCTCTCATCATAACGTATCATAATTGTTACATAATGCAATCGTAAGCATGTTAAGAAACCTGTCATAAGCACTGTTCGGTGAAACTCTAGTTATTCACATGGAGTCTGTATGACAATACAAACAACAAAAGTAAAAACTGAAGTTGAATATTTACATTCTCAAACAACAAAGGCACATTACTTCTCCAAAGTCACAAGTTCTGTTGCTTATATCCTGACTGATCGAAGGTTTGCTTGTTTGCTAACCATTAAGTCCCATGCCTTTTTGTATGGT
This window encodes:
- the LOC121573621 gene encoding E3 ubiquitin-protein ligase Siah2 isoform X1, with protein sequence MSHPSSAGGGGGGLGAGKAGGGKHGGSGGAAAAAAAVAAAAAAAAGVGTVAGSVSALPAAVVALPSAVLPGQSAELTALFECPVCFDYVLPPILQCQAGHLVCNQCRQKLSCCPTCRGPLTPSIRNLAMEKVASTLPFPCKYASAGCQLSLHHSEKPEHEEVCEFRPYTCPCPGASCKWQGSLEAVMPHLMHAHKSITTLQGEDIVFLATDINLPGAVDWVMMQSCFGHHFMLVLEKQEKYEGHQQFFAVVLLIGTRKQAENFAYRLELNGNRRRLTWEATPRSIHDGVAAAIMNSDCLVFDTSIAHLFADNGNLGINVTISMC
- the LOC121573621 gene encoding E3 ubiquitin-protein ligase Siah2 isoform X2, yielding MLCPASCLPLLRELAQWRCLLGWHRHHGVSAGVTAGAGPGSEVKVAVGGTTRPVCRTKPQQGSKYASAGCQLSLHHSEKPEHEEVCEFRPYTCPCPGASCKWQGSLEAVMPHLMHAHKSITTLQGEDIVFLATDINLPGAVDWVMMQSCFGHHFMLVLEKQEKYEGHQQFFAVVLLIGTRKQAENFAYRLELNGNRRRLTWEATPRSIHDGVAAAIMNSDCLVFDTSIAHLFADNGNLGINVTISMC